From the Kallotenue papyrolyticum genome, the window GGCCAGGCGCGGTGGACGAAGGCCTCGATCTGCGCGCGGATCGCTCCCAGGCGAAAGGATGGCCCGTGGCCGGGGTGGCAGATCAGCGCATCCGGCCAGCGCAGCACCACCTCGCGAAGGGTGTGGAGCGTCGTTTGAAAGTCGGGCGGGCACCAGGTCCGGCCCGGACCACCGGCAAAGATCGTATCGCCCACAAACGCTACTTCCGCCCCGACGAAGCTGACCATGCCAGGGGTATGGCCGGGCGTGGGCTGCGCGGTGAGCCATAGATCGCCCAGCCGCCATTGCTGGCCTGGCGTGATCCAGTGATCGAC encodes:
- a CDS encoding MBL fold metallo-hydrolase, translated to MTSITVQQLTVGPLATHCYILHDPQRHEALVIDPGAEAERISATISGRVTAILLTHAHFDHIHGVNALAEATGAPVWLHPADAHMLGLTRVDHWITPGQQWRLGDLWLTAQPTPGHTPGMVSFVGAEVAFVGDTIFAGGPGRTWCPPDFQTTLHTLREVVLRWPDALICHPGHGPSFRLGAIRAQIEAFVHRAWPADFYGDAEWPRA